One part of the Moorena sp. SIOASIH genome encodes these proteins:
- a CDS encoding non-ribosomal peptide synthetase, translated as MNLVEFLQDISLKGVKLWCDGEKLRTGGSQEVLTPDVIAQLKQHKSEILQLLKENPDIFQVHPLSYGQKGLWFLWQLSPQNHNYNVSFSVRIYSKVDITIWQQVFQALRERHPLLRSTFPTLGEQPIQQLHQHQELDFLQIDASSWSEEELNKKVVEAHRHPFNLETEPVMRVRWFTCSEQDHIMLLTIHHIALDGWSYNLIAKELPQLYQSQLNGLEASLPPLKHSYHDYVSWQKKLVEGQEGEQLWNYWQQKLGGELPVLNLPTDRPRPPIQTYNGGSYPFKLSEKLTQQLKTLAQKEEVTLYMLLLAGFQVLLSRYTGQEDILLGSPTYGRTKAEFASIVGYFVDSVVMRADLSGNLSFRDFLSQVRQTVLGALAHQDYPFALLVEKLQVERDSSRAPLFQACFVLQKFQEFQDVQKVLFSSKKTLMNWGGLEVKPFGLEQYESQYDLFLEMLEQDSFMVGLLKYNADLFDEQTIARMAGHFQNLLEGIVKDPQQRVTALSLMTEPELDQILIEWNNTKTDYPTDKCIHQLFEDQVEKTPDAVAVVFEQQKLTYSQLNTKANQLAHYLQTLGVKPEMLVGICVERSVEMVVGLLAILKAEGAYVPLDPAYPQERLEYMFADSQVSVLLTQEQLLAQLPQHQAQVVFLDKDWEKIATETPEKVESEVSPQNLAYVIYTSGSTGKPKGVLVEHKGLCNLATVQIQAFQVNSNSRVLQFASLSFDASISEIVMALGSGASLYMGSRDTLMPGVGMSQWLRNNKITHITIPPSALAVMPKEELPDLKTIVVAGEACSPELISWWAKGRQFVNAYGPTESTVCATMAECSPECSVPPIGRPISNTQIYILDRNLQPVPIGVPGEIYISGVGLARGYLNQPQLTQEKFISHPLRNLTEERLYKTGDLARYLPDGNIEFLGRIDNQVKIRGFRIEPGEIESVLRRHSQVQQAVVIDREDTPGNKRLVAYFVPEPELEQNIQKMKGIELWPSIAEYYVYDELLYYAMTNDHRRNQSYQVAINHLVKERVVVEIGTGKDAILARFCAQAGAKKIYAIERDQETSQLAKACVDKLGLSAQIEIIHGDAMTVNLPELADVCVSEIVGAIGGCEGAAVIINNTRRFLKPDGAMIPERSVTKIAAVTLPEPLLNQPRFTKVSGYYTQKIFEQVGYPFDLRVCIKGFPQANLLSNREIFEDLYFTKFLDTELTHQIQLRIEKSGRLDGFLVWLNLHTIEGECIDILEHEHCWLPVYFPVFEPGIDVSEGDVIEAFCSRKLCENNLNPDYAIQGRIIRQQREDIDFEHISYHWKQQFKQTTFYQRLFAETETVSTSSLQLLDTHINSWQNLFNQLIKENKSEVTDSLFNTRGWISNYDNQPIPVEQMRIWAGDIVTQVLAQKPESLWEIGCGTGMLLFQIAPQTQNYYGTDISKVSLEYIKKQIEQEPEEYSHVSLAQKRAEDMADIPDNSFDVVLLSSIVQYFPSVEYLLEVIEKSIRVVKPGGMIFLGDIRSLPLMKAFHSSVQLYQATPSLSRQQLLEKIDRKMEQETELLLSPELFVALQEKHPEITDVQIRLQRGTEHNELNKYRYSVLLHIEAQPGKVITPTVESGASLSVQQIETYLRDQQPESICFSGLVNGRVASDVGLVELLSQPEAKQNVQQLRQKLESKAVNGIDPERLYELSASLGYSLELCWSTQGSGELMDGVFVRSELAKEGIVLTPLTQKSVVAGNWHHYGNNPLSSQLRKELIPQLREYIQSRLPEYMVPSGLMVLSQLPLTPNGKVDRKALPVPDMASRYQNQEYIAPRDRQELLLLKIWEDLLGIHQISIRDNFFDLGGHSLLAVRLMKYIENELGKSLSLSTLFQSPTIEELAAVLRQESISSFSPLFPINPNGSKVPIFCIHPGGGTAFCYFELAKLLGTEQPFYGLQALGIEKGQEPLTRVEDMASLYLSAIREVQPNGPYTLLGWSFGGAVALQMAYELTIQGEQVAFLGLLDTYAPSKLPDEQNLVEVEGEEIVFQLFGGTVSIPTEEFQKLAPEERTVFILNKAQQANVVPLDFQVADIERLLKVLELNYNAMRSYSPPNYSGSMTLFKPEKGSLGFSQEVIAAMGPTLGWAEESIGEVKVETVPGYHEYMVSQPSVTTLAKKLQACIEKALSNKSYSQ; from the coding sequence ATGAACTTAGTGGAGTTTTTACAAGATATCTCTCTCAAAGGAGTAAAATTATGGTGTGATGGGGAAAAATTGCGTACGGGAGGTTCCCAAGAGGTATTAACTCCCGATGTTATTGCTCAACTGAAGCAGCACAAATCAGAAATCTTACAGTTACTAAAGGAAAATCCAGATATATTCCAAGTCCATCCCCTCTCTTATGGTCAAAAAGGTCTCTGGTTTTTGTGGCAGCTATCACCTCAAAATCATAATTATAATGTGTCATTTTCGGTTCGGATCTACTCTAAGGTAGATATAACTATTTGGCAACAAGTTTTTCAAGCTCTAAGGGAAAGGCATCCGCTACTACGGAGTACATTCCCGACGTTAGGCGAACAACCAATCCAGCAACTACATCAACATCAAGAGTTAGACTTCTTACAGATAGATGCTTCTAGTTGGAGTGAAGAGGAGTTAAACAAAAAGGTAGTTGAAGCTCACAGACATCCTTTTAACCTAGAAACAGAACCAGTGATGCGAGTTAGGTGGTTTACTTGTTCCGAACAAGACCATATTATGTTACTGACAATACACCACATTGCTTTAGATGGTTGGTCATACAATTTAATTGCCAAAGAGCTGCCACAACTCTACCAATCTCAATTAAATGGGCTTGAGGCATCCCTACCACCACTAAAGCATTCTTATCACGATTATGTTAGTTGGCAAAAGAAGTTAGTAGAAGGACAAGAAGGAGAACAACTATGGAACTATTGGCAACAAAAATTAGGCGGGGAATTACCTGTATTGAATTTGCCCACAGACAGACCACGACCGCCAATACAGACCTATAACGGTGGTAGTTACCCCTTCAAATTATCTGAAAAGCTGACTCAGCAACTGAAGACACTGGCTCAAAAAGAAGAGGTAACTCTTTATATGCTCCTGTTAGCTGGTTTTCAGGTGCTTCTATCTCGTTACACCGGTCAAGAGGATATATTGTTAGGATCGCCTACATATGGTAGGACTAAAGCTGAGTTTGCTTCTATTGTTGGTTACTTTGTAGACTCAGTAGTAATGAGAGCAGATTTGTCAGGGAATCTCTCTTTTAGAGATTTCCTCTCTCAAGTACGCCAGACAGTCCTGGGAGCACTAGCTCATCAAGATTATCCCTTTGCTTTATTGGTAGAGAAGTTACAGGTAGAACGTGACTCCAGTCGTGCTCCTCTTTTTCAGGCTTGTTTTGTACTACAAAAATTCCAGGAATTTCAAGATGTGCAAAAGGTGTTGTTTAGCAGCAAAAAAACCTTAATGAATTGGGGAGGACTTGAAGTAAAACCTTTTGGACTCGAACAGTATGAAAGTCAATATGATTTATTCCTGGAAATGCTTGAACAGGACTCATTTATGGTTGGGTTATTAAAATACAATGCTGACTTATTTGATGAGCAAACTATTGCCCGAATGGCCGGTCATTTCCAGAACTTGTTAGAAGGGATAGTGAAAGATCCACAACAGAGAGTAACAGCACTATCATTAATGACAGAGCCAGAGCTAGACCAGATACTGATAGAGTGGAATAATACGAAAACAGATTACCCCACAGACAAATGTATCCATCAGTTATTTGAGGATCAGGTAGAGAAAACCCCAGATGCAGTAGCAGTAGTATTTGAACAACAAAAGTTGACCTACTCCCAATTAAATACTAAAGCCAATCAACTAGCCCACTACTTGCAAACCTTGGGAGTCAAACCAGAAATGCTAGTGGGAATATGTGTAGAGCGTTCAGTAGAGATGGTAGTAGGTTTATTAGCCATACTCAAAGCCGAAGGAGCTTATGTGCCATTAGACCCGGCCTATCCCCAAGAACGCCTAGAATATATGTTCGCTGACTCCCAAGTGTCAGTGTTACTAACTCAAGAACAATTATTAGCTCAACTCCCCCAACATCAAGCCCAAGTAGTCTTTCTAGATAAAGATTGGGAAAAAATAGCCACAGAAACACCAGAAAAAGTAGAGAGTGAAGTCAGCCCCCAAAATTTAGCTTATGTAATTTATACATCAGGTTCCACAGGTAAACCGAAAGGAGTCTTGGTAGAACACAAGGGACTGTGTAATCTGGCTACAGTTCAAATTCAAGCATTTCAAGTCAACTCAAACAGTAGAGTGCTTCAATTCGCATCATTAAGTTTCGATGCCTCCATCTCGGAAATAGTCATGGCTTTAGGTTCAGGAGCCAGTTTGTACATGGGCAGCCGAGATACCTTAATGCCTGGAGTGGGTATGAGTCAGTGGTTGCGGAACAACAAAATCACCCATATCACCATACCCCCCTCAGCTCTGGCAGTGATGCCAAAAGAGGAATTACCAGATTTAAAGACTATAGTTGTAGCAGGAGAAGCTTGCTCGCCAGAGTTAATATCTTGGTGGGCAAAGGGACGACAATTTGTGAACGCCTACGGACCAACAGAATCAACAGTATGTGCCACCATGGCCGAATGCTCACCAGAGTGTTCTGTGCCACCCATAGGTAGGCCGATCAGCAATACTCAAATCTACATCCTAGACAGGAATTTACAACCAGTCCCCATAGGAGTACCTGGTGAAATTTATATCAGTGGTGTTGGTTTAGCTCGTGGCTATCTTAACCAACCTCAATTAACACAGGAAAAATTTATTTCCCATCCTTTGAGGAATTTAACCGAGGAGAGGCTGTACAAAACAGGAGATTTAGCTCGTTACTTACCGGATGGCAATATTGAGTTTCTTGGTCGCATAGATAATCAGGTGAAGATACGAGGTTTCCGAATTGAACCTGGAGAAATTGAATCAGTTCTCAGGAGGCATTCCCAAGTCCAACAAGCTGTAGTAATCGACAGGGAAGATACTCCAGGGAACAAGCGGTTGGTAGCATATTTTGTTCCCGAACCAGAGTTGGAACAAAATATCCAGAAGATGAAAGGCATAGAACTTTGGCCATCAATAGCCGAATACTATGTTTATGATGAGTTATTGTACTATGCGATGACTAATGACCATCGTCGAAACCAAAGTTATCAAGTGGCAATTAATCACCTTGTTAAAGAGCGAGTAGTGGTAGAAATTGGGACAGGCAAGGATGCTATTTTGGCGAGATTTTGTGCACAAGCAGGAGCTAAGAAAATCTATGCTATTGAGAGAGACCAAGAAACCAGTCAGTTAGCTAAAGCTTGCGTGGATAAGTTGGGATTATCGGCACAAATTGAAATCATACATGGAGATGCGATGACGGTTAACCTACCCGAATTAGCGGATGTATGTGTTTCTGAAATTGTGGGAGCCATTGGTGGATGTGAAGGAGCAGCAGTAATTATTAATAATACCAGAAGGTTTTTGAAGCCAGACGGTGCGATGATTCCCGAAAGAAGTGTGACTAAGATTGCAGCAGTAACTCTTCCAGAACCATTACTTAATCAACCCAGATTTACCAAAGTTTCTGGTTATTATACCCAGAAAATTTTTGAACAGGTTGGGTATCCTTTTGATTTACGGGTTTGTATTAAAGGATTTCCTCAAGCAAATTTACTTTCCAATCGAGAAATATTTGAGGATTTATACTTTACTAAATTTTTAGATACAGAGTTGACTCATCAAATTCAGTTAAGGATAGAAAAATCCGGCAGATTAGATGGTTTTCTGGTCTGGTTAAATTTGCATACTATTGAGGGTGAGTGTATAGATATTCTCGAACATGAGCATTGTTGGTTACCAGTTTATTTTCCAGTGTTTGAGCCTGGTATTGATGTGAGTGAAGGAGATGTGATTGAAGCTTTTTGTAGCCGAAAGCTCTGCGAAAATAATTTGAATCCAGATTATGCTATCCAAGGACGTATTATCAGGCAACAAAGAGAAGATATTGATTTTGAACACATTTCTTATCACTGGAAACAACAGTTTAAGCAAACTACTTTTTATCAAAGGTTATTTGCAGAAACTGAAACAGTTAGCACTTCTAGTTTACAACTATTAGATACTCACATCAACAGTTGGCAAAACCTATTTAACCAACTAATTAAAGAAAATAAGAGTGAAGTAACTGACTCTCTATTTAACACTAGAGGATGGATTAGTAACTACGATAACCAGCCCATACCAGTAGAGCAAATGCGCATCTGGGCAGGAGATATAGTAACTCAAGTATTAGCCCAGAAACCAGAGAGTTTGTGGGAAATAGGTTGTGGCACAGGAATGCTCCTATTTCAAATTGCCCCGCAGACACAAAACTATTATGGAACAGATATCTCCAAGGTCTCATTAGAATACATCAAAAAACAAATAGAACAGGAACCAGAAGAATATAGTCATGTCTCCTTAGCACAGAAACGAGCTGAAGACATGGCTGATATACCAGATAACAGTTTCGATGTCGTATTGCTGAGTTCCATAGTGCAGTATTTCCCTAGTGTGGAGTATTTGTTGGAAGTAATAGAAAAAAGTATCCGGGTAGTCAAACCAGGAGGAATGATTTTCCTAGGAGATATCCGGAGTTTGCCATTAATGAAAGCCTTTCACAGTTCGGTGCAGCTGTATCAAGCAACTCCCTCACTGTCGAGACAACAACTCTTAGAAAAAATAGACAGAAAAATGGAGCAGGAGACCGAGTTGTTATTGTCACCAGAGTTGTTTGTAGCTCTCCAAGAAAAACATCCAGAAATAACTGATGTACAAATCCGTTTACAGAGGGGAACAGAACACAATGAACTGAATAAATATAGGTATAGCGTACTGTTGCATATAGAGGCACAACCAGGAAAAGTAATAACACCGACTGTAGAAAGTGGAGCTTCTCTGAGTGTTCAACAGATAGAAACTTATCTGCGAGACCAACAGCCAGAATCAATTTGCTTTAGTGGTTTAGTAAATGGTAGAGTAGCAAGTGATGTAGGTTTAGTGGAGTTGCTATCACAGCCAGAAGCAAAACAGAATGTACAGCAGTTAAGGCAGAAGTTAGAGTCCAAGGCAGTCAATGGCATAGACCCAGAGAGGTTATATGAACTGAGTGCATCTTTAGGGTATAGCTTGGAGTTGTGTTGGTCTACTCAGGGTAGTGGAGAATTGATGGATGGGGTATTTGTGCGCAGTGAGTTAGCCAAAGAAGGGATAGTGTTAACACCCCTGACTCAAAAATCGGTGGTAGCAGGTAACTGGCATCATTATGGGAATAATCCGTTGAGTTCCCAGTTGAGAAAGGAACTGATACCACAGTTGAGAGAGTATATACAGTCGCGGTTGCCAGAGTATATGGTGCCATCGGGATTGATGGTGTTGTCGCAACTGCCTCTGACTCCTAACGGTAAGGTAGACCGTAAGGCTTTACCTGTCCCGGATATGGCCAGTAGATATCAAAACCAAGAATATATTGCACCACGCGATCGCCAAGAATTACTATTGCTAAAAATATGGGAAGATCTTTTAGGTATTCATCAAATTAGCATTAGAGATAATTTCTTTGACCTAGGGGGTCACTCACTTTTGGCAGTTCGCTTGATGAAATATATTGAAAATGAGTTGGGGAAATCTCTATCCCTGTCAACCCTCTTCCAATCTCCTACTATTGAGGAACTAGCTGCTGTTCTCCGTCAAGAGAGTATTTCCTCCTTTTCCCCTCTATTTCCTATTAACCCAAATGGCTCCAAAGTGCCAATATTTTGCATACACCCTGGTGGTGGAACTGCTTTCTGCTACTTTGAGTTAGCTAAACTATTGGGAACGGAGCAACCCTTCTATGGTCTACAAGCATTAGGTATAGAAAAAGGGCAAGAACCACTCACACGGGTAGAAGATATGGCTAGTCTTTACCTTTCTGCTATTCGTGAGGTGCAGCCAAATGGTCCGTATACTCTACTTGGTTGGTCATTTGGTGGAGCAGTAGCATTACAGATGGCTTACGAATTAACGATTCAAGGTGAACAAGTAGCTTTTCTAGGATTACTTGATACCTACGCCCCATCGAAGTTGCCTGATGAGCAAAACTTAGTAGAAGTAGAAGGGGAAGAAATTGTCTTTCAATTGTTTGGGGGAACTGTTTCTATACCTACCGAAGAATTCCAGAAACTTGCTCCAGAGGAAAGAACAGTCTTCATTTTGAATAAAGCTCAACAAGCTAATGTAGTTCCTCTTGATTTTCAGGTTGCTGATATTGAACGTCTCCTGAAAGTTTTGGAGCTAAATTATAATGCAATGCGTAGCTACTCACCACCCAACTATTCAGGTTCTATGACTTTATTCAAACCTGAAAAAGGTTCATTGGGATTCTCCCAGGAAGTCATTGCTGCTATGGGACCAACTCTAGGTTGGGCAGAGGAGTCTATTGGCGAAGTTAAGGTAGAAACTGTTCCTGGTTATCACGAATATATGGTTTCCCAACCTAGTGTAACCACCTTAGCTAAAAAGTTACAAGCTTGTATAGAAAAAGCTTTGAGTAACAAAAGTTACAGCCAATAA